The genomic DNA GAAAAAGCTAGCCCCTTTCACACACGAACGCTGCTACTGAGCCATCtcagagatttttaaaaaatctttaaaataaccATTCACATAGCACGAAATTGTGCAATCAATGCCAgtataataccatcataaccctttcaaaCAGctaaagggatcatgtgagtacaactttaaaacctgtcagtcaacagattgttttcatggcaacggcAATTTGaccataaattacagcatcatACACCATACCTTCTATTTGTTAATTCACCTGTAAATTCAcccgtaaagttaacaattccttaacttattccagactccaattgctacctcgttcttgatcagccattctatttgaaaaaaatgaaagcgtgtgACACCAATGACAAAAATAGCCAACACGTCCGGTATACAtgcagtcacgtgggatgttgactttcaatccacgcccactatagcgcttcagtgccagcatagcatttcacacagaAGTTAAGGtggttcagtgccgtctctgaacctcctcgcgaggtggttcagagacggcataaaatatgacggctctgtgatGATATAGGCAATGCTTTTCAATGATATAGGCAATGATCACAAAGCTTTTCGGTTCTGAGCCGTCATACCTCGTCTGTGTGAAAGAGGTGTAAGATACTGGATCTTTAATAACGGTGTTAATATTGTTTTGGTTATTGTGTTTAGTGAAGTAATAAGTTCAATACatctttaactcatgagttacaGCATTAAGTATCCCCATtagaggattttttttaatgaattctgTAAATCGGCTTCTAATAACCATAAGAGATACTAAATTTACTAATTTATTGACCTTATAGCTGCTGTGTTGAGGTTATTTAACTTTTTATCTTTATACAGTCTGTACACTTAAAAAAAGTACTTCCTATATACATACCACTTCATCAGAGATGCCATTTCTCTTgcattatttaattaatcaaatccAACTTTAAAAAGTTTAACAGGGTAAAGTACTACATTCTGGAGCCATGTCTTTAATCATTCAATGGCTGTGTTTATGATGACTTttagcacccaagaatggaacaTTTTGATGTCCTCATACCATCATCGTGCTATTTTGGAAATGCACACAGTGCCAGTTTGGTACAATTAACATCGgtccatgggtcaaaatgcatcaaattaggtaagtaaaattagAGCATTTCTGTATTAACATTGTAACAGTTGTTGTAAACACCCTTTTGAATATAATGCTTGTTTAATTCATGCCGTGCTTCTTTTGATGATTGACACCCAAAATGCTAGCATAGTCcgtccttaattaccataaataaCACCCACTGGGGCAGCATTCCGAAGTTTGTTTTAAATTCGtctgtcataataaaaaaaaaagtacagcgtCAAGTAAAATTATTTCAGGAACAGTAGTGCTGCAATCATAGAGTGCTGCCTGTATttgtgttgtaaacatagccTATGATTCTGTAGCATGTTCTCACACTTCCtgccatttatttattacatacaaTCTAACATAGCTTTGGCTATCATTTACAgagttttagaaaacattttctCTTCAGGTTTGCAGAACTCCCCAGTCAGAGGCAGTCATATTCTAGCCATCTTTATCTGCAAAATACATGTACCAGGCAGTTTGTAACCACGCCGAGGAGCTTAACACACGTTTGGGAGCAAGACCACTATTTTTGTTAACCTGAAACAACTGAGACTCTGAGACTCAGTCACGCAAAGGACTATCTTTACAGTTCTCAACTTTAAATAAACCTttgtaatatataatttattcatGCATTTAAGTGCATAGCTTTTATCCTCACTGAAAAAAATTTACAGCAACCGAAGTTAAAATGCAGGACTATAACAATTATTCATATCATTTTCAGAGACACAACCAAGTAACattcaactgtgtgtgtgtatgtgtgtatcaaATGGTAATTACATTACAGATGGAAGCTTCACTCAAGTATACAGGAGTACTGAAAATTAAACTGCTGGTAACAGACAGCCAGATGTCTTGGGGGAGAAAAAAATGTCTACAGTGTCAAAGCTCAATAGTAACCTCACACCAACTGCAGTAACCCTGGAGGTTGACGAATAAATATTGGCTAAATATATTAGAACTAGGCAAAAGGTGGACCCAGACCTTATAAAATGTTTAGACATTGTAAACTCAGACCTACTGGTCTAAGAAAGTAGGTCAGGTATACCagatttttaaatgaattccTTCATCAGTCAAACATTAATAAGGCTTCTTTGGACATGGTGGCCATTTTAACTGCAGCCTTCTTCCAGCTGTGAGATAGTGTAACTATTGAatggatgtatttatttcatattttgtatttgaaatgtctGAAATGACTAACCTAAAAAGGatcacaaaacattttatttttattttatagcaatAATATCCTTGTGGCAGGGacgaagccctgctgctgtaaatagtgtgtgtgtgggaatgtaaggttgggagtggccacatgtatataaggaaggagaaatcaTTTGTCTGCCACAAGCCTATAGAAtgcattttgtactgtttatATACTGAGGGGATCTGAAGAGGAGAGTACAGCTGTCATACCACCATTTTTAAATGGTTACTCTGctgcttgattattttatttagataCACTTTGGATATTAAAGTTCATGATTCCTGCtgaaatgttattttacaaactCTGTTGGATTAATCCTACATTCCTACATCTTTTTAAGGTTGACTGTTTACGTCTTTCATTAAAACCTGTGTGTTAAGCAATACATGCTCGGGATGTTGTAATGGGGGAAAAAGGGATACAAATGTGCAAGTTAGACTAATAAGAAAGACATGCAACTTTGTTGCTAAGTCTTCAAATGACAATCATATGGCTCTAGAACAATGGACTATAGAACACGCTTTCTACAAGCTCAATTTACCATGAAAGCATtgatattaaaattaaattatttgCATTATTTGCATAACCATGcctcaattaaaatacaatgacgCCCACTTGCACGATACAGACAAGATGGTTGTAAACCCCCCTAAAGCAGGATGCATCGTAAATTGTATCATAGTGTATAACAAAGGTGCAAGAACAGCATACCtgtccttttttgtgtgtgtaaacatgTCCAGTGTATGACACTACTTTGCAACATAAAAGCCATGGCAATCAATAAAtgatcaatttttaaaaaatggttgtatctctaaaaaatacaatatttctgtacttattttgtatacagtataaaaacTAATAACAGCTAGTCCAGTTTTCCAAATAACATCTTACTCCAAGTTATGGTGAGCCTAATTTTAGTGTGTAGTCCTCTTTGTAAGTTGCCATATTGCTGatcttattgttatttatttacccCTTTTTCTTCATACAAATGTTCATTTTcacatgggattttttttttttttttttggcctcaTACATGAAGAAGTAAAGCTAAGCAAAAGGTTCAGCTGAATTGTCTTTTCTTCAAACTCCCTCAGGCACAATTCTAGAACATTATAATTTGATATCCAGCAACATGCAGATGCCTCCCTTGGGTCCTGTGGATTAATGAagagttttatttaaaatgtagtttgttttttttttttttgtttttttttttaattgtttgaatTGGCAGTTATCGCTTTCCTGAGCCTGTATTAAGCGTAATGCTCTGTGGCTGGTAAAATGCAGATAAAATATCCTTTTGGaacttccattttatttatttccttttcatAAAGTGggcatttaacattttaaatgaatgtacagtgcctatagaaagtctataccgcctttcaaaatgttcaccttttgttgctttatagcctggaattaaaatgcattaaactatttttttttcatttatctaatattctagaaatctgtagaagattaattgaaaataaaaactgaaatagcttggttggataagtgtccaccccccttgtaatagcaatcctaaattagctcaggtgtaaccaattgccttcaaaataacacaccaagttaagtggcctccacttgtgttaaattgtagtgattcacatgatttcaggataaattcagcagttcctgtaggttccctctgctgggtagtgcatttcaaagcaaagactcaacaatgagcaccaaggtgctttcaaaagaactccagaaCAAAGTTGTTGAAAAGCAGTTgttgcctagatcaggccgtccctccaaactggatgaccgagcaagaaggagactgatcagagaggctaccaagagaccaatggcaactttgcaagagctacaggcttttatggccaagactggtcaaagtgtgcatgtgacaacagtATCCCAAGCActacacaaatctggcctgtatggtagggtggcaagaaggaagccattactcaagaaagcccaccttgaatcctgtttgaagtatgcaaaaaaacactcaggagattctgtagccatgtggcaaaaagttttgtggtctgacaaaactaaaatggaactttttggcctaagtgcaaagcgttatgtttggcgcaaacccaacacagcgcatcacccaaagaacactaTCCCTactatgaagcatggtggtggcagcatcatgttatggggatgtttctcatcgacagggactgggacacttgtcaggatagaagggaaaatgaatggagcaaagtacagagaagtccttgaggaaaacctgctgccctctgcaagaaagctgaaactgggacggaagttcacctttcagcatgacaacgacccaaagcacacagccaaagttacactggagtggctaaggaacaaaaaggtaaatgtccttgagtggctcagtcagagccccgacctaaatccaatcgaaaatgtgtggcgtgacttgaagattgctgtccatcaacgctccccaaggaacttgacagagcttgaacagttttgtaaagaagaatggtcaaatattgtcaaatctaggcgtgcaaagttggtagagacctatcccaacagactcacagctgtaattgctgccaaaggtgcttccaccaagtattaacttatgatctttcagttctgtatttttaatatataatttttttttgtcaataaaaactttttccccttatcagtgtggagtatggtgtgtagataagtggaaaaaaatcctcatttaaatgcatgaaactctgaggcactgacacaacaaaatgtgaaaaagttcaaggggtgtagactttctaacGGCACTGTATCTTAAAGtaacagagaacagaacaaaatttTTAATACTTCACTTACATATTGTTCTTGAGAATGGTGgtgtgtaaaatgtaattagatgTGTTTCCTCAATGGCTAGTTAGAATATATTAGTGTTTGGTTCATTAACTGTAAGCGTGAAGTGACAAGACTTTGATTACACTGCAGCTGGGACTGTAGCTTGTAGGTGGATTAGTTAAATTGCTAGTCTACAGCAACATTTTGCTGTGTCAGGATTTTGGCCTattgataccaaacattaaactttCTCACACTTTATTTAAAGACTACTTTTATAAcaatgtttgtaaactttctacgAGGTTCGAGAATGTTTTGAAACATGAGAATAAACCTTAAACCCTCATTAAAAACACCATAGAaatgtttcatgaatatcaaaccttatttaatgaatgcatttagAGAACACTGCAGTgaaaagtatgtgtgtgtgtatatatatatatatgattgtatttattttttatttttaacaaactgTTAATGTGAAAGAACCTTCAGTAACTATAAACAACAGAGGTTAACACTGTAGGCGGTCGTGTGACATTTCACTGGGAATGAGAATTGAGGCTGCCCCCCCCAGGGCAagatcaaattgtattttttatattgattAGTAAGCAGtatcctttttttttgtactcaAGGGGTATGTTTTGCTATATCTGGGAAAGTGTAAAAACGAATAAAGCAAAGGAGAACGTTAAAATAATTGGAGAACTACATCCCACCAGGCTCATTCTAAACACAAAACTTGTAGTTTAGTATGTTTATTGACGCAAACAAAACTTCCAGTTTTCAGATATTATATACATTTCagatgtgtatttatttagttataattaATAAAGTTTGGGTTAATATTTCAGACtgatatattgtactgtatatcactGAATACGAAGGGTTCAAagattttttggggtttttttgcagTTTAAGTTTAAgacttttttaaaacataatatcagTTGAAAAATTCTTGACATCAGATACTTTACTTGCCTGGCCCTTCACAGTGAGGTCTGCATATTTTCAATCAGATATGCACAAGCTATACATTTTATAAGCctttaaattcagaaaaaaaagatggCAATATTAAAGAACACCATCATTTTATTGTCACTTAACACCACATTCAgtattaaatatttgattttctaAAATGAAAACAAGTTTTCTTTAGAAAAGGTCAATCAATTAATTGATCACAAAGCTTTTCTttgtagtattaaaaaaaagaaatgaggtCAGAGTCATGGAAAATATAGGAAGAGAAACTTTGTACATGTCCTATATGCCAGTAATTGCAGAACATAGAGTAAAACCATCTCAGAGAACAATGTTTTCCATTATAACCCTAAATAATTTGCTTCACTCATAAACAGCACTGCAGGAATCATTACCTTGCTGACTCAAGTCCCAGGGAGGTTTTTACAGGCTGGTTTATTTAACGATGACTGTGTTTGATAATGATCCGTGACATTGATGGCGGCCATCTGATACACCTATGGCTTGAGTCCTCCCTAAAACATGTAGTTCTCTTGCAAGGCATCTTTATCCCTGTGAAACTTTCATAGCAGGAATGCTGAGGGGTCATGGCAGGGATATTTTAAACAGCCAAACAGTGAAGTGAtagttttgattgacagtccgcaaATCATCCTTCCAGctgtttgaaaaaagaaaaccttGGGTTCAGAGGTTTAACAAACCAATGCACATTTAtcctcattaaaacaaaaaacaagcacaaCATGTGGTTTCAATTGACAACATcaaaaatatgttgttttaagttaaattacatttaaaacttgcGCAGAGAACTCTATAAATGCAATACAAAGAATGTACAAAGTTGTTTAAAGCAACATGAAAACTTGGCATAAGCAAACAATTGTGTGGTCTGCCTTTTCTAAGTTGTGGTTGATCTGCAAATTGGAAACTACTAATGAGCTCTCAACCAAAAGTCACACTTAAGTTTCTCCCCGAGCCGAAAAACTGTATTAAATCATTAAGGATAGCAGGTTCTCACAATCATTAAGTTAGAAGGTGCATCCTTGCACTGTCTCGGAGGTTGTGGAAGACATTATGGAATAACACGAATGTAAACAATAGAGTCATGACAACAAGAAATCCAATTGTATTCAGACCAATAGCTTCCACTGTTTTCTATGCTTCATTTGGAATCTTCTCAGCCCTTGAGTGGTAAGCATATTCCATCGATTAGAATGCTTCTTATATTAGAAGACATCTTTGCTTAGAGTTGAGCTAAGTAATTGAATGTGTTAAAGTCAGCCCAACCTTAGCCTCTGTCATAAAGGCAGGTGCTTGGAATCATTTTATACAGAACAAAATCCCAGACAGAACCTATCCGAATCTAAACTTGGGCCAGTATTTTATTGTTTGAACACGCTTCTGTCCTGAATTCAGGTTAACCTTTGGTGTTGGAGgctttggtggtggtggtggtggcttTTTTTTCTCTGTAGTTTTTTTCTCAGTGATGGTAAACCCAGGCTCATTTTGTTCACGGGAGGTGAACCTGGGCAGGAAATGCGTTGATACATGCTGGGACTTCACCCGGGGACTGGACCCCATTTTGGCCTTGCCCCTTTTGTTCAAGGCCACAAACCATTCTCTTCCAGTCCTGTGGTTTTTGTGTATCACAGAGGCGTACGTGTTGTAGCTGTTTTCTTGAAATCGTTCCCTGAACTTGCAATCATCTGTAAATTCTtcctaaaaataaacaacaaaaaattaTCCAATTTTAAAAGGTCGCTCAAAAATCTGGAAAAGCTTTCCCAGGCTGTGAGCtcagtaacaaaaacacaaaagatgACAGTTTTTGCGAATCAACTGAACAAACACACAGTAGTATGAGGTGGGCAAGCTGGAGTGAAAGAGCTGGGAAAAGGAAAACATTACATTGTGACACTGACTTCTGCAATTCAAAGCGTATTTTCTGCTTTTAATAAGGTACAATTGGATGACACACTATAATCTCCTTTAAGCTTGATTGCTTCTGGTGGAATGATTACCACTAAGTTAAATAacctaatgcattttttttcatgcAGGTCTGTAATTAGTTAATTGCCATTGTGTGCCTGAGAATAATCAACTGCCCTGTATCATTTTACAGGAAATTTCTCATCCACAAAGTATTTTGGAATTCCGGTGAATGTTTTTAGAATGTTTCTTATATTAATTGTCTTGTAAAGCCAACATAGCTCTGACGCTCCTAAAGCAGTACAGTGCACTTGAGGTTATTATTGACTAAATCCATCTTCTATTACATGACGTGAAGCTGTAATGATTCACATAAAGAAAACAGTTTGTTCCATGGGTAAGTCTAGATGGTTTGGGAGTGCATGGATATAATCCATGGCTAGAACTGAGCAGTGCATGATGTATCTGTTTTTGCCAACCAAGTTTGAAATATGCCAGCGGCTGTTTCAGACCATGGCTGTACAGGATGTGATACTAGCAAGTGACTGCATGCCACAGTTACAGTATATCTGTAAATCTAATACCAGTCCCCCCACTGATCTCTAGAAGAAAGGATTTTCTTCTAGAGATCAGTGTCTACACCATCTGCCACAATTAATAAACTGAATATCCCTAGTATTGTGTTACCCCTGAGTCCACAAGCCAAGATGCACATCCCCTATTCAAATGTAGCATTAAAATGTTATGTGCCGCACTATACCTGGTGCAATTGTAATTTGCCCTATTTCTGTGAAACTGTTCACAAAATCTATTAACAAACACTTTTGAGTCTTTCAACATTCTGAGTTgcttgtttgtattgtattttctttttcacaaaaaaaaaaaggcaaatagggCTATTATTTTACAAGAATTCAAACCACATATTATGGGGCAGGATATAcgccaaaaaactaaaaaactcaAAGACCACTATAGCAAGCGGGAGATCTGCCTTGGAGACTAaatagatttacaaaaaacacagcatgtgctaaatatacaatacatacacacatcaCTCCATTGAACTTAATAGTTATATCAGGCTACCTATGTTTTTGAGACTGCTgtgctattttttcttttttgctgtggTTATTTTACCGTAACAAATGTCCCAAATGTAATTTGAATCTTAACTTCCATTAAACTCTACCATTTTAGCATAGCTCCACTCCAACTAATATACAATGACGCCCACCTCAGTCTATAGACAGGTCCCTTTTTTAGTTCTAAACATAGACATTAACAGCTGTCGGAATATGGTAAAAATTACACGTTTGAGTAGTGGGCGTAGTGGCACATAAATAGAATGCTccttttttttgctttcatttaTTCTGTTGAGTCTACTTGTTTGGTGGAAACAGTATTAAATAGATGTTTCCTGAGGATATGAAAATCCTTCTTCAAGtagggaaaaaaaaagtcttcaaattgtattttaagtAGGGCTTCCCTGAACTTTACTCACTTGATGCACAATCTTTTTGAGTAAAGTCAGCATTTACATGTCCTTATATGTTAGCACTGCTTGTCAGCTCAGAAAGGGCTAAACTGTGCAAACAATCTGCAATACGTGCTCATAATATACCCTTAGGCCTTATTACAGCAGtgcatgttattttgttttttttaaagatgcttaactcaaatattttaatattatatctATTGATTTATGTACTTTTTGATTTATGTTATTAACTCCGTAAGTAGTTCAAATAATCTATTTACATGTTTTGAATCTTTGCTTTAGAATTGCTTTAGGAAGGCTATACTGAACACTAAggaagtacagtatttatttatttagcagacgcctttatccaaggcgattacagaaactagggtgtatgaactatgcacttacaattacgtctcatccgaaagacagagcacaaggggcacacaatgagtcagtggctgaggtgggatttgaaccggggacctcctggttacaagcccttttctttaaccactggaccacacagcctcctaacaccCCGCtcataccaccaccaccacacaaacacaaatattccCTGGTAATTGCTACGGTAAGTGCAAAATCTAGAAGGTTTTATAGTGAAGATTTGGGGTTTAATTGAGTTGATCTATAATCTCATTCATAATGATATGGTGGTATTTTGGTTAGTCGATCATTATCTCTTAAATAATAGTTTTAGGTTAATGTGATAGATACATTTTGACATATCAAAAGGTAAACCAGGTATTTctaattgatttttgttttacacCAAAGGCATATACAGTAGTTTTATAATGTCAAGCAAGAAGGCTGCTCGTAACCTGTTGTAAAACATACATACGCACCCTAAATGTGTGAAGAAAAAGCTATTAAAAAGCAACATTAAGAGGGAATTATGGGACAATGGTAAAAAACAAAGCttgaaaaaaacaagaattttGAAACATAACATAGTATTTATTACACACTGCTGCATAATTAGGTCTACCACCCAAACAATTCCTAAGTGCTTGGCATGCCTTGTGTGTCTGGTCTTAATTACAGCATgtacaaactgtatttatttatataccgtGTTTACAGTGTTGCTGGAGAGCTTTGTGCTATGACCTGCCCGCCccctccccaacacacacacacgcacaagcatGCACACGCACGagcacatacacacgcacacacgcacacacgcacaagcACACACGCATGTACACGCGCAAACtaacacacgcacatgcacatgcacacgcagacgcacgcgcacacacacacatgcacacacacacacagacacacataatgTGCTGCAACCGATAATTACTGAGCATGCAATTTATGCCTGAATTTAATGAAGTTTAGAAATTGGACATATGTGGTTTGATTGGGTTACCATCTATAAAGCGGGCAAATGAAAAGCACTGAGAACAGATAAGAGAAGCAAAGCCTTTGTGAAAATAATTGCAGGACTTACTTTTATCTAGAGTTCAGCTCAAAGTCATCAGAATGACTTTTCTATCAAAGAGCTGCAGTGAGTGACAGGAGCAGGGCTTCCTTTGTACTGGTTGAAACCCATTAGTCCATTAAATAACTTTATCCAaccaggaaagaaaaaaagacagatgctgtttttttgtattaaattcataatttacagcaagaGGGCACTGACATTTGGATTGGATATCACAAATGTTGCTCCTGAGTTATAACTTCTAGGCCTATActctaaactattttttttattatttttacaaaaaaaatattttgttaaagAGGATACAATGGGTGGCTttggattataacaaaaatatgAATGATCTCTTGTTCATATGCTTTAAACATAAAACGGaataataaagaattaaaaataaaaatgccatattataaataaatgttattatatAGTTTTAAGCACTGtgtgttataaaaagaaaatactattTAATATAAAGGACACAACAAGgtgaattaaacaaattattatcaTTGAGATTTGTTAAATATATTTCACAGCtgacagctgtaaaaaaaaaaaaaatggaaatattgATTGCTACACTCACACACTGCAGAATGTCCTGACCAGTACTACAATAtgttaaactaaaaacaaaatacatgcatTCATGAAGCCTCTGTTAACAGTAATGGTTATTCAAAATCCTTTTTCTTCTGGAAATATGCCCACAGATTTATGGAATCCATTGTTTGTTCAATGTGGTGCCCCTGGACGACaactgaattacatttaaaaataagtcaAACGTTCTGCTTTGTTGAACAGTGCAAAAAAGCGGAAAATTATGTAATTACTGTACTTTCTGTTCCATTTAGCCATGTTATCAACTATGAACTATGAATACAAACATTTCTATCAGCTTCACTgaccccttgtttttttttttttatttctcaagcTCGCAGAAGGGCCAGTAAATGTCCTTGTATTTTTACAAATTAAGACTTAACAACTTTGCGGGTGGTCCATTAAAGGATTTTTGTAAGTAAATTTGGTAGAAACTTACCTGACAAGCTAGTAAATTATCAAGTTGCTAAACTGTTATTCAACTgtgatgattaataataataataataataataataataataataataataataataataataataataataataataatgacttagTTAATGTATTTTGAATAGAACCAAACATGAGGGATGACAGTTGGGTAAATTTACTGCTCTTAACTTTATTGATTTATAGAGCATACTGTACAAGTGAGTTGTTTCCTGATAATAGTAATACTTGTGACTAAGAATATTATTTCGAGTAAGAATCTATCTTGACATGAGTTCCCTAAAACAGCATTCTACTACACTATAGCAGTATTTAAAAAGTAGCAAATATCTAAAACTAGTAAAATTGTGTGGAGTTATTTAATGCAGACACAACAGTTACCATTAACatagttgtttgtttatttgatatAGTTTCTATAAGGATAGAggtgccataattaaaatgtaaccatAGGGGAAGtcatacattatttcataaacaaaaaaataacaataaatcagGATACATATGAAACCCCGCTAAAAAGAACAAACACTTGAGATGTTGTATAATGACTTACAAAGATCCATGTTTATACACTACACAAATGAAATATTTGTATCCTT from Acipenser ruthenus chromosome 2, fAciRut3.2 maternal haplotype, whole genome shotgun sequence includes the following:
- the LOC131697911 gene encoding fibroblast growth factor 5-like — encoded protein: MRFSLFIFLFFSPLIRSAAVPESEQVLLEGQVKEEGSSSGRRTGRLYCRVGIGFHLQIHPDGRVNGSHEPNQLSVLELFAVSQGIIGIRGVFTNRFLAMNKRGRLHSIEEFTDDCKFRERFQENSYNTYASVIHKNHRTGREWFVALNKRGKAKMGSSPRVKSQHVSTHFLPRFTSREQNEPGFTITEKKTTEKKKPPPPPPKPPTPKVNLNSGQKRVQTIKYWPKFRFG